One window of the Alkalispirillum mobile genome contains the following:
- the zapD gene encoding cell division protein ZapD, with protein sequence MLWSDNDLLLATGLLSSETDMHSGTPHADTETLIIYEQPLNERIRTLLRLEHLFRTARQGLEGDSELHSRVCIDALVDVLGVLSRGDVRSEMIKELERLANAMQALQDRPDVDDTQLRRYTDDCQAIIDRLRGDRTPLGQAMRDDELIGSISQRSAMGAGTCGFDVPAYQMWLEQPAAARRTTLERWFNAFEDLGVATALILQLLRGSAAPRHRRAEGGSTQIKLPRNNDFQLIRVGVHPDLGVFPEISGSRYFVTIRFMEQPDTRERPEPTGESIPFSLHTCAI encoded by the coding sequence ATGCTGTGGAGTGACAATGACCTGTTACTGGCCACCGGCCTGCTATCCAGCGAGACCGACATGCATTCAGGCACCCCCCACGCCGACACCGAAACCCTGATCATCTACGAGCAGCCCCTCAACGAGCGCATCCGCACCCTGCTCCGGCTGGAGCACCTCTTCCGCACGGCCCGGCAGGGCCTCGAAGGCGACAGCGAACTGCACAGCCGCGTCTGCATCGATGCCCTGGTGGATGTGCTCGGCGTACTCTCCCGGGGCGATGTGCGCTCGGAAATGATCAAGGAGCTGGAGCGGCTGGCCAATGCCATGCAGGCGCTGCAGGACCGCCCCGACGTGGATGACACCCAGCTGCGGCGCTACACCGATGACTGCCAGGCGATCATCGACCGGCTGCGCGGAGACCGCACCCCGCTGGGCCAGGCCATGCGCGACGATGAGCTGATCGGCAGTATCTCCCAGCGCTCCGCGATGGGGGCCGGCACCTGCGGATTCGATGTGCCGGCCTATCAGATGTGGCTGGAACAACCGGCGGCGGCACGCCGCACCACGCTGGAGCGCTGGTTCAACGCCTTTGAGGACCTGGGCGTGGCCACCGCCCTCATTCTGCAGCTGTTGCGCGGCAGCGCGGCGCCGCGGCACCGGCGGGCGGAGGGTGGAAGCACCCAGATCAAGCTACCGCGCAACAACGATTTCCAGCTCATACGCGTGGGGGTACACCCCGACCTGGGGGTCTTCCCGGAGATCAGCGGCAGCCGCTACTTTGTCACCATCCGTTTCATGGAGCAGCCGGACACCCGCGAGCGGCCCGAGCCGACCGGTGAGTCCATCCCCTTCAGCCTCCACACCTGCGCGATCTGA
- a CDS encoding Nudix family hydrolase encodes MKRIHVAVGVILDAGQRILVARRAEHLHQGGCWEFPGGKVEPGEDVTVALARELEEELAIVPTATSPLMRIHHDYPDRHVCLDVHRVTDWRGEPRGVEGQPLAWLTAPELAHRRFPEANLPIIRRLGLPPFLIITRALPVDDLEALAGWLDQLAVPARGAWLQLRLPGWSGPAFAEGLKLALGRLGPRGVDVTANAAPEEVRQAGGHALHLTARRLMACQGRPEGFARVGASCHGPEELAHAQALGLDYALLSPVAATRSHPGAVPLGWARFQEWTAGLALPVYALGGLGPEALGSAWAAGAHGVAGITGFRRGE; translated from the coding sequence ATGAAGCGTATCCACGTGGCCGTGGGTGTCATCCTCGACGCCGGGCAGCGGATCCTGGTGGCGCGCCGTGCAGAGCACCTGCACCAGGGCGGCTGCTGGGAGTTTCCCGGCGGCAAGGTGGAGCCGGGCGAGGACGTGACCGTGGCACTGGCCCGGGAGTTGGAAGAGGAGCTGGCCATCGTGCCCACGGCCACCTCCCCGCTGATGCGTATCCACCACGACTACCCCGACCGCCACGTCTGCCTGGACGTACACCGGGTGACCGATTGGCGGGGGGAGCCCCGTGGCGTGGAGGGGCAGCCGCTGGCCTGGCTCACCGCCCCGGAGCTTGCCCACCGCCGCTTCCCCGAGGCCAACCTCCCCATCATCAGACGACTCGGGCTGCCCCCCTTTCTCATCATTACCCGGGCCCTGCCCGTGGACGACCTGGAGGCGTTGGCCGGCTGGCTGGATCAGCTCGCCGTGCCGGCCCGCGGGGCCTGGTTGCAACTGCGCCTGCCCGGATGGAGCGGGCCAGCCTTTGCCGAGGGGTTGAAGTTGGCCCTGGGCCGGCTCGGCCCCCGCGGCGTGGACGTGACCGCCAACGCGGCGCCGGAAGAGGTCCGGCAGGCCGGCGGGCATGCGCTGCATCTGACGGCGCGACGGCTGATGGCCTGCCAGGGGCGTCCCGAGGGGTTTGCCCGTGTGGGTGCCTCCTGCCACGGGCCGGAGGAGCTGGCCCACGCCCAGGCGCTAGGTTTGGATTACGCCCTGCTCTCGCCGGTGGCGGCCACCCGGTCACACCCCGGGGCAGTACCGCTGGGCTGGGCGCGCTTCCAGGAGTGGACCGCAGGGCTGGCCCTGCCGGTGTACGCGCTCGGGGGGCTCGGGCCGGAGGCCCTGGGCAGCGCGTGGGCGGCCGGGGCGCATGGCGTGGCCGGCATCACCGGCTTCCGGCGCGGTGAGTGA
- a CDS encoding prepilin peptidase: protein MTALAASPGLAALCALLIGLVVGSFLNVVILRLPVMMERAWQAEIATSQGQAVQAAPAPFNLVTPRSRCPQCGHAISALENIPVLSWLLLRGRCRGCGARISARYPLVELATGLLSALVVLQLGVTSEAAWALVLTWALVALSGIDMDTQLLPDSITLPLLWLGLLINSFAVFTDLSSAVWGAALGYLALWGVFHAFRLLTGKEGMGYGDFKLLAALGAWMGWQALPVIILLSSLVGAVVGVALMVLKNRGRDVPIPFGPYIAAAGFIALLWGEDLTRWYFRVSGLG, encoded by the coding sequence ATGACGGCGCTTGCCGCCAGCCCGGGGCTGGCGGCCCTCTGCGCACTGCTCATCGGCCTGGTGGTGGGCAGTTTCCTCAACGTGGTCATTCTGCGCCTGCCGGTCATGATGGAACGCGCCTGGCAAGCAGAAATCGCCACGAGTCAGGGCCAGGCTGTTCAGGCGGCGCCGGCCCCCTTCAACCTGGTCACGCCGCGATCCCGCTGCCCGCAATGCGGCCATGCGATATCGGCGCTGGAGAACATCCCGGTGCTCAGCTGGCTGCTCCTGCGGGGCCGCTGTCGGGGCTGCGGGGCGCGGATCAGCGCCCGCTACCCGCTGGTGGAGCTGGCCACGGGGCTGCTGTCCGCGCTGGTGGTGCTGCAGCTGGGGGTCACCAGCGAGGCAGCCTGGGCGCTGGTACTCACCTGGGCGTTGGTGGCCCTGTCCGGCATCGACATGGACACCCAGTTGTTGCCCGACAGCATCACCCTGCCACTGCTCTGGCTCGGGCTGCTGATCAACAGCTTCGCCGTCTTCACCGACCTGAGTTCGGCGGTCTGGGGCGCCGCCCTGGGCTACCTGGCCCTCTGGGGCGTTTTCCACGCCTTCCGCCTGCTCACCGGCAAGGAGGGCATGGGCTACGGCGATTTCAAACTGCTCGCCGCCCTGGGCGCCTGGATGGGTTGGCAGGCGCTGCCCGTGATCATTCTGCTCTCGTCGCTGGTGGGTGCCGTGGTGGGCGTGGCGCTCATGGTGCTCAAGAACCGCGGGCGCGACGTGCCCATCCCCTTCGGCCCCTACATCGCCGCGGCCGGTTTCATCGCACTGCTCTGGGGTGAAGACCTCACCCGTTGGTACTTCCGCGTCTCGGGGCTGGGCTGA
- a CDS encoding DciA family protein — MNRPGKPQRLNHWLNQLPVEQRTMRQLSHFARLANRLKGEMPPELQGPWKLAALDAERLLLVTEDSLWATRLRYLEAPLLDAAERISGLRPRQLEVQVRPTKARERRRGPPRKAPGPEAIASIRQSAAHAPEPLRQALLRLADDMEAYGKKG; from the coding sequence ATGAACCGGCCCGGAAAACCGCAGCGACTGAACCATTGGTTGAACCAGCTGCCGGTGGAACAGCGCACCATGCGCCAGCTCAGCCACTTTGCGCGACTGGCCAACCGACTGAAGGGGGAGATGCCACCGGAGCTGCAGGGCCCCTGGAAGCTGGCGGCCCTGGATGCGGAACGGCTGCTACTGGTGACGGAGGACAGCCTCTGGGCCACCCGCCTGCGCTACCTGGAGGCACCGCTGCTGGATGCCGCCGAGCGCATCTCGGGCCTGCGCCCGCGCCAGCTGGAGGTGCAGGTTCGGCCCACCAAGGCCCGCGAAAGGCGCCGGGGGCCGCCCCGCAAGGCACCGGGGCCGGAGGCCATCGCCAGCATCCGGCAAAGCGCGGCCCATGCGCCCGAGCCGCTACGCCAGGCCCTGCTGCGCCTGGCTGACGACATGGAGGCTTACGGGAAGAAGGGCTGA
- a CDS encoding type II secretion system F family protein: MAVATAKKTSRKKPKQQPVFNWEGTDKRGAKVKGSMHAENPLTLKAELRRQGIIPIKVRRRSPLEEMLNSGSKKIKPSDIAYFSRQLATMLQSGVPLVQALDIVGKGDEHAGMRELVGEIKNDVESGTALHVALQKHPRYFDDLFVSLVAAGESAGVLDTLLDKIATYKEKTESIKGKIKKALFYPTAVIVVAIVVTAILLIWVVPQFESLFRGFGADLPLFTQMVINLSDFMQSYWFVMLAGAIGLGWAFSTARRKSKRFAQNLDRFSLKIPAIGTILYKAAVARFARTLATMFAAGVPLVEGLRSVASATGNYVFESAVLQIREQVAAGQQLQISMRLSNVFPNMAIQMVSIGEESGSLDSMLSKVADYYEEEVDNAIDSLSSLLEPMIMAILGVLVGGLVIAMYLPIFQMGSAI, translated from the coding sequence ATGGCCGTCGCCACCGCAAAGAAAACCAGTCGCAAGAAACCCAAGCAGCAGCCGGTCTTCAACTGGGAGGGCACCGACAAGCGCGGCGCCAAGGTCAAAGGCAGCATGCACGCGGAAAACCCGCTGACCCTCAAGGCAGAGCTCCGCCGCCAGGGCATCATCCCGATCAAGGTGCGCCGGCGCTCGCCGCTGGAGGAGATGCTCAATTCCGGCAGCAAGAAGATCAAACCGTCCGATATCGCCTATTTCAGCCGCCAGCTGGCCACCATGCTGCAATCCGGTGTCCCGCTGGTGCAGGCATTGGACATCGTCGGCAAGGGAGACGAGCACGCCGGCATGCGCGAGCTGGTCGGCGAGATCAAAAATGACGTGGAATCGGGCACGGCGCTCCACGTGGCGCTGCAAAAGCACCCGCGCTACTTCGACGACCTGTTCGTCAGCCTGGTGGCGGCCGGTGAATCGGCGGGTGTGCTCGACACCCTGCTCGACAAGATAGCGACTTACAAGGAAAAGACCGAGTCCATCAAGGGCAAGATCAAAAAAGCCCTGTTCTACCCCACGGCCGTCATCGTGGTGGCCATCGTGGTCACGGCGATCCTGCTGATCTGGGTGGTGCCGCAGTTCGAGTCGCTGTTCCGCGGTTTCGGGGCCGACCTGCCGCTCTTTACCCAGATGGTCATCAACCTGTCGGACTTCATGCAGAGCTACTGGTTCGTGATGCTAGCGGGGGCCATCGGGCTGGGCTGGGCCTTCAGCACCGCCCGACGAAAATCGAAACGCTTTGCCCAGAACCTGGACCGGTTCTCGCTGAAGATCCCGGCCATCGGCACCATCCTCTACAAGGCGGCCGTGGCCCGGTTCGCCCGCACCCTGGCCACCATGTTCGCCGCCGGCGTGCCCCTGGTGGAGGGCCTGCGGTCGGTGGCCAGCGCCACCGGCAACTACGTCTTCGAGTCAGCGGTGCTGCAGATCCGGGAGCAGGTGGCCGCCGGCCAGCAGTTGCAGATCTCCATGCGCCTGTCCAATGTCTTCCCCAACATGGCCATCCAGATGGTCTCCATTGGTGAGGAGTCCGGCTCACTGGACAGCATGCTGAGCAAGGTGGCGGACTACTACGAGGAAGAGGTGGACAACGCCATCGACAGCCTGAGCAGCCTGCTGGAGCCCATGATCATGGCCATTCTCGGCGTCCTGGTCGGCGGCCTGGTCATCGCCATGTACCTGCCCATCTTCCAGATGGGCTCCGCCATCTGA
- the secA gene encoding preprotein translocase subunit SecA: MFSAIAKKVFGTRNDRAVKRLSKQVERINALEPDIEALSDDELRARTQAFREQVEQGRTLDDILPEAFAVCREAARRAVGMRHFDVQLIGGMVLHQGKIAEMKTGEGKTLVATLAVYLHALNGRGVHVVTVNDYLARRDAAWMGRIYEFLGLKVGVVVPGQSREEKREAYAADITYGTNNEFGFDYLRDNMAFRPEDRVQRDLAFAIVDEVDSILIDEARTPLIISGPAEQSSELYQQMSRIVPKLKRQEEDEGPGDYYLDEKARQAHITEEGHENIERLLQEEGLLEEGETLYDARNIALVHHLNAALRAHTLFQKDVNYLVQDDKIVIVDEFTGRAMPGRRWSEGLHQAVEAKEGVPIQSENQTLASITFQNYFRMYDLLAGMTGTADTEAFEFQHIYGLEVLSIPTHRPMVRDDMTDLVYRTAAEKYDAIIKDIEWCVENDRPVLVGTTSIEASELLSNQLRKRKIAHNVLNAKNHEQEAKIIANAGLPGAVTIATNMAGRGTDIVLGGNLDAELAELGDDASEGRIEKIKQDWQTRHDRVIEAGGLHVIGTERHESRRIDNQLRGRSGRQGDPGSTRFYLSLEDSLLRIFASDRMSSMMQRLGMEEGEAIESTMVSRVIENAQRKVEAYNFDVRKHLLDFDDVANDQRRVIYQQRRELLEAEDISETVDAMRNDVIDSVISEFIPPGSIDEQWDVRGLEETLEADFGLKLPVQQWLDEDDSLHEETLRERIHHEVEAHYRSKEEQAGSEVLRQFEKAVMLQVLDKTWKEHLAAMDYLRQGIHLRGYAQRNPKQEFKREAFAMFQEMLEGLKREVVGLLCRVRVRAEEDVEAVEEQRRRQGEMQYRHAQASGFSEQGGGQSGQQGQAPGAAQPAQQAAQQPFGRKVGRNESCPCGSGKKYKQCCGKLT, from the coding sequence ATGTTTAGCGCCATCGCCAAAAAGGTCTTCGGCACCCGCAATGATCGCGCCGTCAAGCGCTTGAGCAAGCAGGTGGAGCGCATCAATGCGCTGGAGCCCGATATTGAGGCCCTTTCCGATGACGAGTTGCGGGCGCGCACCCAGGCGTTCCGCGAACAGGTGGAGCAGGGGCGGACGCTGGACGACATCCTGCCCGAGGCGTTTGCGGTCTGCCGAGAGGCCGCCCGCCGTGCCGTGGGCATGCGCCATTTCGATGTGCAGCTCATCGGCGGCATGGTACTGCACCAGGGCAAGATCGCCGAGATGAAGACCGGTGAGGGCAAGACCCTGGTAGCCACCCTGGCGGTCTATCTGCACGCCCTGAACGGCCGTGGCGTACACGTGGTCACGGTCAATGACTACCTGGCCCGGCGTGACGCCGCCTGGATGGGTCGGATCTACGAGTTTCTCGGCCTGAAGGTGGGCGTGGTGGTGCCCGGCCAGAGCCGCGAGGAGAAGCGCGAGGCCTACGCGGCCGACATCACCTACGGCACCAACAACGAGTTCGGGTTCGACTACCTGCGCGACAACATGGCCTTCCGGCCCGAGGACCGGGTCCAGCGGGACCTGGCCTTCGCCATCGTCGACGAGGTGGACTCTATCCTGATCGACGAGGCGCGTACGCCGTTGATCATCTCCGGGCCCGCGGAGCAGAGCAGCGAGCTCTACCAGCAGATGTCGCGCATCGTGCCCAAACTCAAGCGCCAGGAGGAGGACGAGGGCCCCGGCGATTACTACCTGGACGAGAAGGCGCGCCAGGCCCACATCACCGAGGAGGGGCACGAGAACATCGAGCGCCTGCTCCAGGAGGAGGGGCTGCTGGAGGAGGGCGAGACCCTTTACGACGCCCGCAACATCGCCCTGGTCCACCACCTGAACGCAGCCCTTCGCGCCCACACCCTGTTCCAGAAGGACGTCAACTACCTGGTCCAGGACGACAAGATCGTCATCGTGGACGAGTTCACCGGCCGTGCGATGCCGGGCCGGCGCTGGTCGGAGGGCCTGCACCAGGCGGTGGAGGCCAAGGAAGGGGTGCCGATCCAGTCCGAGAACCAGACCCTGGCGTCCATCACCTTCCAGAACTACTTCCGCATGTACGACCTGCTGGCCGGCATGACCGGTACGGCGGACACCGAGGCGTTCGAGTTCCAGCACATCTACGGGCTGGAGGTGCTCTCCATCCCCACCCACCGGCCCATGGTCCGCGACGACATGACGGACCTGGTGTACCGGACGGCCGCTGAAAAGTACGACGCCATCATCAAGGACATCGAGTGGTGCGTGGAAAACGACCGCCCGGTGCTGGTGGGCACTACCTCCATCGAGGCCTCGGAGCTGCTCTCCAATCAGCTGCGTAAGCGGAAGATCGCGCACAACGTCCTGAACGCCAAGAACCACGAGCAGGAGGCGAAGATCATCGCCAACGCCGGCCTGCCGGGCGCGGTGACCATTGCCACCAACATGGCCGGTCGCGGTACCGACATTGTCCTGGGCGGCAACCTGGACGCGGAACTGGCCGAGCTGGGTGACGATGCCAGCGAGGGGCGGATCGAAAAGATCAAACAGGACTGGCAGACGCGCCACGACCGGGTGATCGAGGCCGGCGGCCTGCACGTGATCGGTACCGAGCGCCACGAGTCGCGGCGCATCGACAACCAGCTGCGCGGCCGCTCCGGGCGGCAGGGGGATCCGGGCTCCACCCGCTTCTACCTGTCGCTGGAGGACAGTCTGCTGCGCATCTTCGCCTCCGACCGCATGTCCAGCATGATGCAGCGCCTGGGCATGGAGGAGGGCGAGGCCATCGAGAGCACCATGGTCTCCCGGGTCATCGAAAACGCCCAGCGCAAGGTGGAGGCGTACAACTTCGACGTCCGCAAGCACCTGCTGGACTTCGACGACGTGGCCAACGACCAGCGCCGGGTCATCTACCAGCAACGCCGCGAGCTGCTGGAGGCGGAGGATATCTCCGAGACGGTCGATGCCATGCGCAACGATGTCATCGACAGCGTCATCTCCGAGTTCATCCCGCCGGGCTCCATCGACGAGCAATGGGATGTGCGCGGCCTGGAAGAGACCCTGGAGGCGGATTTCGGGCTCAAGCTGCCGGTGCAGCAGTGGCTGGACGAGGATGACAGCCTGCACGAGGAGACCCTGCGCGAGCGCATCCATCACGAGGTGGAGGCGCACTACCGCTCCAAGGAGGAGCAGGCGGGTTCCGAGGTACTGCGCCAGTTCGAGAAGGCCGTGATGCTGCAGGTGCTAGACAAGACCTGGAAGGAGCACCTGGCGGCCATGGACTACCTGCGCCAGGGCATTCACCTGCGCGGTTACGCCCAGCGTAACCCCAAGCAGGAGTTCAAGCGCGAGGCCTTCGCCATGTTCCAGGAGATGCTGGAGGGGCTGAAGCGTGAGGTTGTCGGCCTGCTCTGCCGCGTCCGCGTGCGCGCCGAAGAGGACGTGGAGGCCGTGGAGGAACAGCGCCGCCGGCAGGGCGAGATGCAGTACCGCCACGCCCAGGCCAGCGGCTTCTCAGAGCAGGGCGGTGGCCAGTCCGGTCAGCAGGGGCAGGCCCCCGGCGCTGCCCAGCCGGCCCAACAGGCCGCGCAGCAGCCCTTCGGCCGCAAGGTGGGGCGCAACGAGTCCTGCCCCTGCGGCTCGGGCAAGAAATACAAGCAGTGCTGCGGCAAGCTGACCTGA
- the coaE gene encoding dephospho-CoA kinase (Dephospho-CoA kinase (CoaE) performs the final step in coenzyme A biosynthesis.) encodes MDSAPPRSPSGPTLTIGVTGGIASGKSTVTALFAARGLPVVDTDLIAREVVRPGSEGLRQLVAAFGEGILTPASELDRPALRRRVMGDATDRKRLDALLHPLIFQRMEQRLAAIRAPVALVAIPLLVETGAQQFLHRILVVDVPETCQIERLMARDGMNRADAERMLATQASRAQRLTHATDIIDNTGRPEDLPGEVARHYLRWLKVATGLGAVHAVE; translated from the coding sequence ATGGACAGTGCCCCGCCCCGCTCCCCCAGCGGCCCCACGCTGACCATCGGCGTGACCGGCGGCATTGCCAGCGGCAAGAGCACCGTCACGGCCCTGTTTGCCGCCCGCGGCCTGCCCGTGGTGGATACCGACCTGATCGCCCGCGAGGTGGTGCGCCCGGGCAGCGAGGGGTTGCGCCAGCTGGTGGCGGCCTTCGGCGAGGGCATTCTGACACCCGCTAGCGAGTTGGACCGGCCGGCCCTGCGGCGACGGGTCATGGGCGATGCCACTGACCGCAAACGGCTGGACGCCCTGCTCCACCCGCTGATCTTCCAACGGATGGAGCAACGGCTGGCGGCCATCCGGGCACCGGTGGCGCTGGTGGCCATCCCGCTGCTGGTGGAGACCGGTGCCCAACAATTCCTACACCGAATACTGGTTGTAGATGTACCCGAGACCTGTCAGATTGAACGCTTGATGGCGCGCGACGGGATGAACCGAGCCGACGCGGAGCGAATGCTCGCGACCCAGGCCTCCCGGGCGCAGCGCCTGACCCATGCCACTGATATCATCGACAACACGGGTAGGCCGGAAGACCTGCCTGGCGAGGTGGCCAGGCACTACCTTCGCTGGCTGAAAGTCGCAACAGGATTGGGAGCCGTCCATGCTGTGGAGTGA
- a CDS encoding DUF1631 family protein has product MSNTGGKVVYLRRESANRSQPMPEAVERVRGLVDERLLTLIRRVLDEADDALFDGAHPAVGDGARDAWLRAMRDLRLRRHELEEIFRAGLEYRFSRLPSSNEAGDTDTPGAPADPADHSAREMALAVDALAAKARRRFSPQLVEVTRLLGQQYPGAEVREEDNPLDPACLARLFARATEMLQFALEPRLVLLKLFDRQLMRGLGPLYAEVETAITGRAPVVPVRPLSPRADGPLERDPGYGAPAEGAAGKRGDGDGGRGIRQEAEANRNQVEAARERVRREVRRCLEGRNPPRLVRELLEDTWARVLFITCLKEGVDSETWVRQCALMERLLWSVERHEDPEVQQQLVVEIPLLLHELAEGLSWVLYNPFEMHKLLRALEAEHLKCLRAADPSLADAPVAVAAEGSGANPRDLEANGQRLRRVPVGTWFEFLRDHGRRLQGRLAGRRQEGEVMVFANRAGFKVLETTVDELAGGLADSSVLILDDNRLFNSALADVVRRLKERQAGQQD; this is encoded by the coding sequence GTGTCGAACACCGGAGGGAAGGTCGTTTACCTGCGCCGGGAGTCGGCCAACCGTTCCCAGCCCATGCCGGAAGCGGTGGAACGGGTCCGTGGGCTTGTGGACGAGCGGCTGCTGACGCTGATCCGCCGTGTATTGGACGAGGCCGACGACGCGCTGTTCGATGGTGCCCACCCTGCTGTCGGGGACGGCGCCAGGGACGCCTGGCTCCGCGCCATGCGGGATCTGCGCCTGCGCCGGCACGAGCTGGAGGAAATATTCCGGGCCGGCCTGGAGTACCGTTTCAGCAGGCTCCCCAGCAGCAACGAGGCCGGCGACACCGACACGCCGGGCGCCCCGGCCGACCCCGCAGACCACTCGGCCCGTGAAATGGCCCTGGCGGTGGACGCTCTGGCCGCGAAGGCGCGGCGGCGGTTCAGTCCACAGCTGGTGGAGGTAACCCGCCTGCTCGGGCAACAGTACCCGGGAGCCGAAGTCCGCGAGGAAGACAACCCGCTTGACCCGGCCTGCCTGGCCCGGCTGTTCGCCCGTGCCACGGAAATGCTGCAGTTCGCTCTGGAGCCCCGGCTGGTGCTGCTGAAGCTGTTCGATCGTCAGTTGATGCGGGGGCTGGGGCCGCTGTACGCGGAGGTAGAGACCGCAATCACCGGGCGGGCACCGGTGGTCCCGGTCCGGCCCCTGTCGCCACGGGCCGATGGGCCGCTGGAGCGGGATCCGGGGTACGGCGCTCCCGCGGAGGGGGCGGCCGGGAAGCGCGGCGATGGAGACGGTGGTCGCGGGATCCGGCAGGAGGCGGAGGCCAACCGGAATCAGGTGGAGGCCGCCCGTGAGCGGGTCCGACGGGAGGTGCGGCGGTGCCTGGAAGGGCGCAATCCGCCGCGGCTGGTGCGGGAACTGCTGGAGGACACCTGGGCCCGGGTGCTCTTTATCACCTGCCTGAAAGAGGGCGTGGACAGTGAGACTTGGGTCCGCCAGTGCGCCCTGATGGAGCGCCTGCTCTGGAGCGTGGAGCGGCATGAGGACCCGGAGGTGCAGCAGCAGTTGGTGGTGGAGATCCCGCTGCTGCTCCACGAACTGGCGGAAGGCCTCTCCTGGGTGCTCTACAACCCGTTCGAGATGCACAAGCTGCTGCGGGCCCTGGAGGCGGAGCACCTGAAGTGCCTGCGGGCCGCGGACCCCTCGCTGGCGGATGCGCCGGTGGCGGTGGCTGCGGAGGGAAGTGGCGCCAACCCGCGCGACCTGGAGGCCAACGGCCAGCGCCTGCGGCGGGTGCCGGTGGGGACCTGGTTCGAGTTCCTCCGCGACCATGGCCGGCGCCTGCAGGGTCGTCTGGCCGGGCGGCGCCAGGAAGGTGAGGTCATGGTGTTCGCCAACCGGGCCGGCTTCAAGGTGCTGGAGACCACTGTGGATGAGTTGGCCGGGGGGCTGGCTGATTCCTCGGTGCTGATCCTGGACGACAACCGGCTGTTCAACAGCGCCTTGGCCGACGTGGTTCGCCGGCTCAAGGAGCGGCAGGCCGGCCAGCAGGACTGA
- the argJ gene encoding bifunctional glutamate N-acetyltransferase/amino-acid acetyltransferase ArgJ, translating to MSEQSSSAVLPVDGVRLGTACAGIKKPDHRDLVVMALDEGSRCAAVFTRNRFCAAPVHVARAHLAAGSPRWLLINTGNANAGTGEQGMRDAHACCRALAEQVGAGEQAVLPFSTGVIGEPLPVDRITAGLPAALSALSPDGWEEAGWGILTTDTRPKLASRRVRLSGGEVTLTGMAKGSGMIRPNMATMLAFLATDAEIDQAGLQGLLSAAVGQSFNRVTVDGDTSTNDACVLVATGRAGVAPADQADHERLQTALTGLCVELARAIARDGEGATRLINVQVAGAASEAEAEQVAFTVAESPLVKTALFAADPNWGRILAAVGRAGIDGLDVDGVTIDLDDYRIAEHGGRAAAYEEAEASRRIQGPEVTIRIGLGRGGAEATVWTCDFSYDYVRINAEYRT from the coding sequence ATGAGTGAGCAGTCGTCATCCGCCGTTCTACCGGTGGACGGGGTCCGTCTGGGGACTGCCTGTGCGGGCATCAAGAAGCCGGATCACCGCGATCTGGTGGTCATGGCCCTCGACGAGGGCAGCCGGTGCGCGGCGGTCTTTACCCGCAACCGTTTCTGCGCGGCGCCGGTGCACGTGGCCCGCGCCCACCTGGCCGCCGGGAGCCCCCGTTGGTTGCTGATCAACACTGGCAATGCCAACGCCGGCACCGGTGAGCAGGGCATGCGCGATGCCCACGCCTGCTGTCGGGCGCTGGCCGAGCAGGTCGGTGCCGGGGAACAGGCCGTCCTGCCTTTCTCTACTGGCGTGATCGGCGAGCCGTTACCGGTGGACCGTATCACCGCGGGCCTGCCGGCCGCGCTCTCCGCGTTGAGCCCCGATGGCTGGGAGGAAGCGGGCTGGGGCATCCTGACCACCGATACCCGCCCCAAGCTGGCCTCCCGCCGGGTGCGCCTGTCTGGCGGTGAGGTGACGCTCACCGGCATGGCCAAGGGGTCGGGCATGATCCGCCCCAACATGGCGACCATGCTGGCCTTCCTGGCCACTGATGCCGAAATCGATCAGGCCGGGTTACAGGGCTTGCTGAGCGCCGCGGTGGGCCAGTCGTTCAACCGCGTGACGGTGGACGGGGACACCTCCACCAACGACGCCTGCGTGCTGGTGGCTACCGGGCGTGCCGGCGTGGCCCCGGCTGATCAGGCCGACCACGAGCGCCTGCAGACCGCGCTGACCGGGCTCTGCGTGGAGTTGGCGCGGGCGATCGCCCGCGACGGCGAGGGGGCGACGCGGCTGATCAATGTCCAGGTGGCGGGTGCGGCCAGCGAGGCGGAGGCCGAGCAGGTTGCCTTCACCGTGGCGGAATCGCCCCTAGTCAAGACTGCGCTGTTCGCGGCCGATCCCAACTGGGGTCGGATCCTGGCCGCGGTGGGCCGGGCCGGCATCGATGGGTTGGATGTGGACGGCGTTACCATCGACCTGGACGACTACCGGATTGCTGAGCATGGGGGGCGGGCCGCGGCCTATGAGGAGGCGGAGGCATCCCGCCGTATCCAGGGGCCCGAGGTAACCATTCGCATCGGCCTGGGACGGGGCGGCGCCGAGGCGACCGTCTGGACCTGTGATTTCTCCTACGACTACGTGCGTATCAACGCCGAATACCGCACCTGA